A window of the Cryptosporidium parvum Iowa II chromosome 7, whole genome shotgun sequence genome harbors these coding sequences:
- a CDS encoding ribosomal protein L38 (transcripts identified by EST) → LVNMPIQITDLRDFINTSRRADARSVTVVKVKKDNHITTKFKIRCSRYLYTLVMKDLEKAKKLESSLPPTLKKTTISRSVKK, encoded by the coding sequence TTAGTTAATATGCCAATCCAAATTACAGACTTGAGAGATTTTATCAATACTTCTAGACGTGCTGATGCCAGATCAGTAACTGTTGTTAAGGTCAAGAAAGATAACCACATTACAACAAAGTTCAAGATTAGATGCAGTCGTTATTTGTATACATTGGTTATGAAGGATTTAGAGAAGGCAAAGAAGTTGGAGTCATCATTACCTCCAACACTAAAGAAGACTACAATTTCTCGCTCGGTAAAGAAGTAA
- a CDS encoding signal recognition particle SPR72 produces the protein MEKVEGLYQELQLLVKSEQYEAASHICDKIRLIGCMDSEVLRTKIYCLIQRKMWNQALFLIKSLEKDEIELPFEKSYCLYRTNNYKDALETLETLGDPTKALSKLENRAITHLKIQILYRLGQFEECERLYSIMEPIIAKENNSVELEMLQVNQLAVFSSIRNINKNIEDFDIPDYLTNSIEYWFNRCCLYLSNNDIDNAMTSLEMSESLYNSLLENDDSEDQQSPDVSDECSLALMRAYIMQQIGQNEEAKLLYEDSFKKFGLDGVKLEPSMVHLGVVAYNNYFILSKNDNPHSYIDGLKRLSITSKDQIEHKMTVNQNFIISLNKALLLYNESGFKQYIKQAEKFSVDKLKLDLFKIGLFLLQGKTKKAVQYINSVYSKNQDNIEFSISVLKILLKLKMINNAFKILDSNIDQYICNFGQWTISPELFNELLILIHNILIEKFSNSAIDMIKQKLKFILNHAISKSTSSKSNSRLPSLLSVLGKHLLIANLASEAAECFRFVLEDLGDSNNDSALSGYVSASTLCGNEVPKVYLRQLDKKLPSSVFSIDAEVLEKMEAPTRASEKDSHDSKSMSHANLTIKTKSKHKKRKPRYPKGFDPLNPGQEPDPERWLPKEQRSSFKKLNKNRSSKKGQIGKGGHQGAIPTSNIEAKPTVPSTAKQAALSSSSGIRRSHKKKRR, from the coding sequence ATGGAAAAGGTTGAAGGTTTATATCAGGAACTACAGCTTTTGGTAAAGTCTGAGCAGTACGAGGCAGCATCACATATTTGTGACAAAATTAGGCTTATAGGATGTATGGATAGCGAAGTTTTGAGGACAAAGATATACTGCTTGATTCAGAGAAAGATGTGGAACCAGGCACTTTTTCTTATCAAATCTCttgaaaaagatgaaattgaGTTACCTTTTGAAAAGTCATATTGTCTATATAGAACTAACAACTATAAAGATGCTTTGGAGACTTTAGAAACTCTTGGTGATCCAACGAAAGCTTTAAGTAAATTGGAAAACCGTGCAATCACCCATTTGAAGATCCAGATTTTGTATAGATTAGGTCAATTTGAGGAGTGCGAAAGGCTTTATTCTATTATGGAGCCTATCATTGCTAAAGAAAACAACTCTGTAGAACTGGAAATGCTTCAAGTTAACCAATTAGCAGTATTTTCCTCAATTCGcaatattaacaaaaatattgaagatttcGACATTCCTGACTACTTAACAAATTCAATCGAGTACTGGTTTAATCGTTGttgtttatatttatcCAACAATGATATTGACAACGCAATGACATCTTTAGAGATGTCAGAGTCACTCTATAACTCATTATTGGAAAATGATGACTCAGAAGATCAACAATCTCCAGATGTTTCTGATGAGTGTTCTTTGGCTCTCATGAGAGCCTATATTATGCAACAAATAGGCCAAAATGAAGAAGCAAAATTGCTTTACGAAGACTCTTTTAAAAAGTTTGGACTTGATGGAGTAAAATTAGAACCTTCAATGGTCCATTTGGGTGTAGTTGCCTATAACAACTACTTTATactttcaaaaaatgataatccTCATAGTTATATTGATGGTCTTAAACGTCTCTCTATTACTTCGAAGGATCAAATTGAACACAAAATGACGGTTAACCAAAACTTTATTATCTCTCTAAATAAAGctctattattatataatgaaaGTGGATTTAAGcaatatattaaacaaGCAGAGAAGTTTTCTGTAGACAAATTAAAACTggatttattcaaaataggGTTATTCCTTTTACAAGGAAAGACTAAAAAGGCAGTAcaatatataaattctGTATATAGCAAAAACcaagataatattgaattttccATTTCGGTTCTTAAGATATTGctcaaattaaaaatgatcAATAATGCCTTCAAAATTCTggattcaaatattgatcaATATATATGTAACTTTGGACAGTGGACAATTTCTCCAGAATTATTTAACGAgcttttaattttgattcatAATATTCTAATTGAGAAGTTTTCCAACTCCGCTATTGATATGATTAAACAAAAGCTCAAGTTTATTCTGAACCATGCAATATCAAAATCTACTAGCAGTAAATCAAATAGCAGACTTCCTTCCCTATTATCTGTACTTGGAAAACATCTTTTGATAGCCAATTTAGCTTCCGAAGCTGCTGAATGTTTCCGCTTCGTACTTGAAGATTTAGGTGACTCTAATAATGATTCTGCACTTTCTGGATATGTTTCTGCCTCTACACTCTGTGGCAATGAAGTCCCAAAGGTTTATCTGAGACAATTGGACAAAAAGCTTCCCAGCAGTGTATTTTCGATAGATGCTGAGGTTCTTGAAAAGATGGAGGCCCCTACTAGAGCTTCAGAAAAGGATAGCCACGATTCTAAATCTATGTCTCATGCAAATTTGACAATAAAAACCAAATCTAAGCACAAAAAGAGAAAACCAAGATATCCAAAAGGATTTGACCCACTTAATCCAGGCCAGGAACCAGATCCTGAAAGGTGGTTACCGAAAGAACAGAGAtcatcatttaaaaaacttAACAAAAATAGAAGCTCGAAAAAAGGCCAAATTGGAAAAGGAGGACACCAAGGAGCCATTCCAACCAGTAATATTGAAGCCAAGCCCACTGTCCCCTCAACAGCTAAACAAGCTGCACTTTCCTCAAGTTCAGGCATTAGAAGGTCTCATAAGAAGAAAAGACGCTaa
- a CDS encoding arsenical pump-driving ATPase, whose protein sequence is MSTAYFDADCDLEPSLKSLFSLKTLKWIFVGGKGGVGKTTTSCSIASRLAEERESVLILSTDPAHNLSDAFVQKFSNAPTLVNGYKNLYAMELDASYQQAVEFKLKEENSLFSKFLPDLISALPGIDEALGFATLMQSVKSMSYSVIVFDTAPTGHTLRLLSFPSLLEKGLSKLFSIKQNMSGALQLINSVSGNAIEEETLNSKLEDLKAITTSVKETFQDPSKTTFVCVCIPEFLSVYETERLIQELAKQSISCSHIVVNQVMFPIDLPSGNDQGESVLKDSSELLKLEDIPSDHSKLVEFTEKIVCSYNKLLSYSKLLYSKYYSKRNMQMKYLEQIRDLYSYDFHVAYIPTLNNEVSKIRVLIS, encoded by the exons atgagTACTGCTTACTTTGATGCAGATTGTGATCTTGAACCCTCGTTAAAATCactattttctttaaagaCTTTAAAGTGGATTTTTGTAGGAGGAAAAGGAGGAGTTGGAAAAACCACTACATCTTGTTCCATAGCGTCTAGGTTGGCGGAGGAGAGAGAAAGC GTTTTAATTCTATCAACAGATCCTGCACATAATCTAAGTGATGCATTTGTACAAAAGTTTAGTAACGCCCCTACATTGGTTAATGGttataaaaatttgtatGCAATGGAACTGGATGCATCGTATCAACAGGCAGTAGAATTCAAACTAAAAGAGGAAAATAGTTTGTTTTCAAAATTCCTCCCGGATTTAATCTCTGCACTTCCTGGTATTGATGAAGCACTGGGTTTTGCTACTTTAATGCAGTCAGTTAAGTCAATGTCTTATAGTGTGATAGTATTTGACACAGCTCCAACTGGGCATACGCTTAGACTATTAAGTTTCCCCtcattattagaaaagGGTTTATCAAAGTTGTTTTCAATAAAGCAAAATATGTCAGGAGCACTTCAACTAATTAATTCTGTGAGTGGAAATGCGATAGAAGAGGAGACACTGAATTCGAAATTAGAGGATCTTAAAGCTATAACAACTTCTGTCAAGGAGACTTTCCAAGACCCATCTAAAACAACTTTTGTATGTGTTTGTATTCCTGAATTCTTGTCAGTTTATGAGACAGAAAGGCTAATCCAAGAGCTAGCCAAACAATCCATTAGTTGCTCTCATATAGTTGTAAACCAAGTAATGTTCCCTATAGATCTTCCTAGTGGAAATGATCAAGGAGAGTCAGTTCTAAAAGACTCGTCAGAGCTTTTAAAACTGGAGGATATCCCTTCAGACCATTCAAAATTGGTTGAATTTACTGAAAAAATTGTTTGTAGTTATAACAAACTACTTTCTTattcaaagttattatattcaaagtaTTATAGTAAAAGGAACATGCAAATGAAGTATTTGGAACAGATTCGAGATTTATATAGCTACGACTTCCATGTTGCATATATTCCAACACTAAATAATGAGGTAAGTAAAATAAGAGTTTTAATAAgttaa
- a CDS encoding protein disulfide isomerase, signal peptide, ER retention motif — protein IFFTEDFLESFSIRLKVNTLQMRNLLKLILTLSFAPLFVTCLYDSSSQVKVINGSQLKKLVKENPVVIVEFFAEWCGHCKAFAPEYEKAAKALKGIVPVVAIDDQSDMAEYGIQGFPTVKVFTEHSVKPKDFTGPRRAESVLNAALSALKDVTNSRLSGKNSGNKGSNKTKESSKKSRKSRVVELTDSNFDDLVINDNENSWFVKFYAPWCGHCKSLAPDWEELGSMADGRVKIAKLDATQHTMMAHRYKIQGFPTLLMFPAGEKREITPVNYNGPRTANDLFEFAIKFQSSSASIKQMISQEVFENTCTKGLCVIAFLPHIADSSDSEREKYLKIYKDVVSASAAMTIRFLWSEGGSQFDFEEKLNLAFGYPAVVAINNEKQRFSTHRGSFTVESLNSFIIALTTGRAPVDPLPKLPKISKVSSWEPKKSKENSNAEENRNKSNRQSDEL, from the coding sequence ATTTTCTTCACAGAAGACTTTTTAGAAAGCTTTTCAATCAGATTGAAGGTGAATACACTGCAAATGAGGAATCTTCTGAAACTCATCTTAACGCTTTCCTTTGCTCCTCTATTTGTGACATGCTTATATGATAGTAGCTCACAGGTAAAAGTTATTAATGGCTCACAACTTAAGAAGTTAGTTAAAGAAAATCCCGTTGTTATAGTAGAATTTTTTGCAGAATGGTGTGGACATTGCAAGGCGTTTGCTCCAGAATATGAAAAAGCAGCAAAAGCTCTCAAAGGCATCGTCCCTGTTGTAGCTATAGATGATCAGAGTGATATGGCTGAATATGGTATTCAGGGATTCCCAACAGTGAAAGTATTCACAGAGCACTCCGTGAAACCAAAAGATTTCACTGGACCTAGAAGAGCCGAGTCTGTTTTAAACGCTGCTCTTTCAGCACTTAAAGATGTAACAAACTCGCGTCTAAGTGGTAAAAATTCGGGTAATAAGGGATCAAACAAGACTAAGGAATCCAGTAAAAAGTCAAGAAAGTCCAGAGTTGTTGAGCTTACTGATAGTAACTTTGACGATCTAgtaattaatgataatgagAATTCTTGGTTCGTTAAGTTCTATGCACCTTGGTGTGGGCATTGCAAAAGCCTTGCCCCTGATTGGGAGGAGCTTGGAAGTATGGCAGATGGAAGGGTCAAAATCGCCAAGCTGGATGCAACTCAACACACAATGATGGCTCATAGATATAAAATTCAAGGATTTCCCACTTTGTTAATGTTCCCTGCAGGAGAAAAGAGAGAAATTACTCCAGTTAATTACAACGGGCCCAGAACAGCTAATGACCTTTTTGAATTTGCAATAAAATTCCAGTCTAGCTCTGCAAGCATCAAACAGATGATCAGCCAGGAAGTTTTTGAGAACACATGCACAAAGGGATTGTGTGTAATTGCATTCCTACCTCACATAGCAGACTCCAGCGATTCTGAGAGAGAAAAATACTTAAAGATATATAAGGATGTTGTTTCAGCCTCAGCTGCAATGACAATTCGGTTCCTTTGGTCAGAGGGGGGATCTCAGTTCGATTTCGAAGAAAAGCTGAACCTCGCATTCGGATATCCTGCAGTTGTTGCAATTAATAACGAGAAACAGAGATTTTCAACACATAGAGGGAGCTTCACAGTAGAATCtcttaattcatttattattgcatTGACCACGGGACGCGCCCCCGTGGATCCCTTACCCAAGCTACCAAAGATTTCCAAAGTAAGTTCCTGGGAACCAAAGAAATCgaaagaaaattcaaatgcTGAAGagaatagaaataaatcaaatcGTCAGTCTGACGAACTATAA
- a CDS encoding alpha superhelical protein, divergent TPR like repeats, possible microtubule associated protein, producing the protein MNENEMGGDNTDFLQFRLRGRGIFSGGPNSPDNKNFFSEIKSENEILESKIDLESQYSLYKIIQEFSLEELAYFQEWDVIFSDWVEFLHSRSNVADLTNYILGVLEHLTRKIEQECTCNTEGFGEIIIEKILSNLLCKHLITSKSNDSENSGKIILNTNMIYELIMHLSDSCVKTYSETMKCIQKIIHFSQLEFSHGDFSSSFKNNSSGKSREYLIDGLIMQLCKLVQHQSSIIRIEVVGILIYAILAVPMSSKYPYNPTRIVQALVWSIYDDEEEVVCRSIDGLRVYLSVVGNEYFNTVINLAVDAIPQERRQNSVYNPLRMLHQRILENAQLPDIEDGSITFADFNLSYSDSLLSSQECKINTETTKANKTSENTHSGNNSKVSKFKQKEGKIGQIDNTSMTKSTLKIQLSAKRTESTNLEDDVNIGDFPEACSMNNERLEVITKTAIDFLLNNELYIENWSRVVEEITNLRRIIIYHSLFLTKPSNSRPPSTKNLISPTLIGESIAKWISSLRSCVSKSAMQGIEDLYLHCGSSLDLGKLLDICLEKILKRTNDRNKFIANDATKTLIAICSIKAGDKLLGKLINHGSKNRSTIVIYNTLKATAIVLEKIGPNIAKCGNLLACLEFIHGNINGPTPDIRTYSKVCIKIILNNADWKCVTQFLRKSVAPFKLANMHKDFENAVQGSRKQ; encoded by the coding sequence ATGAACGAAAATGAAATGGGTGGAGATAACACTGACTTTTTACAGTTTAGATTAAGAGGAAGAGGAATATTTAGTGGTGGTCCAAACAGCCCAGataacaaaaatttttttagtGAAATCAAAAGTGAAAATGAGATTCTAGAATCAAAAATAGATCTAGAATCACAATACTCACTTTATAAGataattcaagaattttCACTCGAGGAATTAGCATACTTTCAGGAGTGGGATGTCATATTTTCTGACTGGGTGGAGTTTCTTCATTCAAGGAGCAATGTAGCTGACCTTactaattatattttaggTGTTTTAGAACATTTGACACGGAAAATTGAGCAAGAATGTACATGTAATACTGAAGGCTTTGgtgaaattattattgaaaaaatactGTCAAATTTGTTGTGTAAACATTTAATAACCAGCAAATCGAATGATTCCGAAAATTCAGGAaagattattttaaatacaaatatgaTATACGAGCTCATTATGCATCTGAGTGATTCATGTGTGAAGACTTATTCTGAAACGATGAAATGCATTCAAAAGATAATACATTTCTCTCAGCTCGAATTTAGTCATGGGGATTTTTCCTCCTcatttaagaataatagTTCTGGAAAATCGCgagaatatttaattgatgGGTTAATTATGCAACTATGTAAATTAGTTCAACATCAAAGCTCAATAATCAGAATTGAAGTTGTTGGAATCCTAATCTATGCTATTTTGGCGGTGCCGATGTCATCAAAATATCCATATAATCCAACTAGAATCGTCCAAGCACTTGTCTGGTCAATTTACGATGATGAGGAGGAAGTAGTCTGTCGTTCTATTGATGGCTTAAGAGTTTACCTTTCAGTAGTAGgcaatgaatattttaatacaGTTATAAATTTGGCTGTTGATGCAATACCACAAGAAAGAAGGCAAAACTCCGTTTATAATCCCTTAAGAATGCTTCACCAAAGGATTTTGGAAAATGCTCAGCTACCAGATATAGAGGATGGTTCTATAACATTTGCAGATTTTAATCTTTCTTATAGTGATAGCTTACTAAGCAGCCAAGAGTGTAAAATTAACACGGAAACTACTAAAGCAAACAAAACTTCTGAGAACACCCACTCtggaaataatagtaaGGTTTCAAAATTCAAGCAAAAGGAGGGTAAAATTGGTCAGATAGACAACACATCTATGACTAAATCTACCCTCAAGATTCAGCTAAGCGCTAAAAGAACAGAAAGTACTAATTTGGAAGATGATGTCAATATTGGAGATTTCCCAGAGGCATGCTCAATGAATAATGAGCGTCTGGAAGTTATTACAAAAACTGCCATTGATTTCTTATTGAACAACGAGCTTTACATTGAGAACTGGAGTCGTGttgttgaagaaattaCTAATCTgagaagaattattatatatcaCTCGCTGTTTCTAACAAAACCTAGCAATTCACGTCCTCCATCAACTAAAAACCTTATCTCACCAACTTTGATTGGGGAAAGCATTGCTAAATGGATTAGTTCACTCAGGTCTTGCGTTAGCAAGAGTGCCATGCAAGGGATAGAAGACTTATATCTGCACTGTGGATCATCCCTAGATCTCGGTAAGCTATTGGATATTTGTCTGGAAAAGATCTTGAAACGTACAAACGATAGAAACAAATTCATTGCAAACGATGCAACTAAAACCTTGATAGCAATTTGCTCAATTAAGGCAGGTGATAAATTGCTAGGCAAGTTAATTAATCATGGTTCAAAAAACAGAAGCACAATTGTTATTTATAATACTCTTAAGGCTACTGCAATTGTATTGGAAAAAATAGGGCCAAACATTGCAAAATGTGGCAATCTACTTGCATGTTTGGAATTCATTCATGGAAATATTAACGGTCCAACGCCTGATATTAGAACATACTCGAAAGTATGTATTAAGATCATCCTGAATAATGCAGATTGGAAATGCGTTACCCAGTTCCTACGTAAATCTGTTGCTCCGTTTAAGCTAGCAAATATGCACAAGGACTTTGAGAATGCAGTGCAAGGATCCAGAAAGCAATAG
- a CDS encoding Ssm4 ring finger fused to a forkhead associated (FHA) domain (apicomplexan specific architecture), with product MRFGSKGSGISVLIESTTSSGESHGLYDYEKKTKFNQTLSIDNTQCSYIIFIENETGQLIVQPELDETMKLCNNLDQESDQNMKHGINRTIISNIQDFGKEFVPILRLYLFKNSWFVEVIKDINRQLRTSSLHCSQYSSASGHGTGACLNPLPKSSSSKGRSQYKEDNKVWLVAPKSSPGIPLNKGDLLKFGRCKMLVHDIINTSSLAKEESSKAPFLTLMGYQDFQTNFESFLQAAPLVEADKEPEILAYSTNYILEKVLSNYSRNDIKLVSDFQDNSLVKCENDISKFMASSPTSNNATREDLGSQILNNQDNQALKIEDCDPTVLNPSVKAQIQTKFDRVINCDQKSKVNRCCRICLSDDADGFTDTNEPLNPLICPCDCKGSMQFVHLQCLRTWLESRLEIPSEWFLHTGREYSTIESFISNSIQVQDGTDDPSQLHFRDRMRFKVINLFKKWTSRLSNSNCKVNSPACLHLKKFECELCKVYFPTQLRLIDNYASSSTLIPLFRVPRPRFPYLVLVPLEGDFSSKIGQIVVSFGGTSTSVCIGRGHNSDIRLGEISVSRAHAQFQHCYSAGSYQICLLDMKSKFGSLVEFTRPIKLGKENLSVQIGKTLVSFKTFKSSGSTSNALPFFSGCIGRRVTISDSQEFKIKSQKISKSVNLTFDSSYELGCGDSELISSLRNISNLTNSHLEDSDNLEGDIKQSQNFRNVSSCRIPRRHSYIFEP from the coding sequence ATGAGGTTTGGTTCAAAAGGAAGTGGGATTTCTGTGTTGATAGAGTCAACAACATCGTCTGGAGAATCTCATGGGTTATATGATTAtgagaaaaaaacaaaGTTTAATCAGACTCTATCGATAGATAATACGCAATGTTCatatatcatttttataGAAAATGAGACCGGGCAACTCATTGTCCAGCCAGAATTGGATGAAACTATGAAGCTTTGTAACAATTTGGACCAGGAATCAGATCAGAATATGAAGCATGGAATAAATAGAACAATAATAAGTAATATTCAGGACTTTGGCAAGGAGTTTGTGCCAATACTTAGgctatatttatttaagaaCTCCTGGTTTGTAGaagttattaaagatattaatagGCAATTAAGAACATCGAGTCTTCATTGTTCTCAATATTCATCAGCATCTGGTCATGGTACAGGCGCTTGCCTCAATCCTCTCCCAAAGTCTAGTTCAAGTAAAGGAAGAAGTCAATATAAGgaagataataaagttTGGTTAGTGGCTCCCAAGTCCTCACCTGGAATACCGCTTAACAAGGGAGATCTTCTTAAATTCGGTCGTTGTAAAATGCTGGTTCATGACATTATAAATACATCTTCACTTGCGAAGGAAGAGTCATCTAAAGCCCCTTTCTTAACGTTAATGGGGTACCAGGATTTTCAGACGaattttgaatcttttttGCAAGCAGCTCCTTTGGTTGAAGCTGATAAAGAGCCAGAAATCCTTGCGTATTCCACAAACTACATTCTAGAGAAAGTGCTGAGCAACTATTCAAGAAATGATATCAAATTAGTTAGTGATTTCCAGGATAATTCTTTGGTTAAATGCGAAAACGATATTTCCAAGTTTATGGCTTCAAGCCCCACATCAAATAATGCAACTCGCGAGGATCTCGGCTCGCAAATCTTAAACAACCAAGACAACCAAGCGCtaaaaattgaagattGTGATCCAACAGTATTAAATCCTAGTGTAAAAGCTCAAATTCAAACTAAATTTGACCGAGTAATAAATTGTGACCAAAAATCCAAAGTTAATAGATGTTGTAGGATATGTCTTTCTGATGATGCTGATGGTTTTACTGATACAAATGAGCCTCTCAATCCATTGATTTGCCCCTGTGATTGTAAAGGGTCAATGCAATTTGTCCATCTTCAATGTCTTCGAACATGGCTTGAGTCGCGTCTGGAGATCCCTTCTGAATGGTTTCTCCACACTGGAAGAGAATATAGTACTATTGAGAGCTTTATAAGTAATTCTATCCAAGTTCAGGATGGAACTGATGATCCTTCTCAGCTGCATTTTCGTGACCGAATGAGATTTAAAGTTATCAATCTTTTCAAGAAATGGACATCACGTCTTTCCAACTCCAACTGCAAGGTCAATTCACCAGCATGTCTACACTTGAAGAAGTTCGAATGCGAACTATGTAAGGTTTATTTCCCCACTCAATTGAGACTTATCGATAACTATGCTTCCAGTTCAACACTTATTCCATTATTTAGAGTTCCTCGACCTAGATTTCCATACCTGGTTCTTGTTCCTCTAGAGGGAGacttttcttcaaaaattgGTCAGATTGTGGTTTCCTTTGGTGGAACCAGTACATCAGTTTGTATTGGTAGGGGTCATAACTCTGATATTAGATTGGGAGAAATTAGTGTTAGTAGGGCTCATGCTCAATTTCAGCACTGCTATTCCGCTGGTTCTTATCAGATATGCCTTTTAGATATGAAGAGTAAGTTTGGATCTTTAGTTGAGTTCACACGCCCAATAAAACTTGGAAAAGAAAACTTATCCGTACAAATTGGTAAGACTCTCGTTTCATTTAAAACTTTCAAGTCAAGTGGGTCAACTTCCAATGCACTTCCTTTCTTCTCAGGTTGCATCGGTCGTAGAGTGACTATCAGTGATTCTCAAGAGTTTAAGATTAAAAGccaaaaaatttcaaaaagtgTTAATCTCACATTTGATTCCTCATATGAGTTGGGTTGTGGGGattctgaattaattagttctttaagaaatatttcaaacttAACCAACAGCCACCTTGAAGACTCCGATAATTTAGAGGGAGACATTAAACAGTCACAAAATTTCAGGAATGTTTCTAGTTGCAGAATACCTCGGAGGCACAGTTATATTTTTGAGCCTTGA
- a CDS encoding WD40 protein (part of U3 processesome) translates to MMAEVKDDFKFGNSSKYRRHSSLSSLKGLKDKKLKSKLSLQQKIFHTASERLANSEILLPETPGFLETEGLEKSFSITQNELGENISIGAINKRFSLDLSSGPYSINYSRNGNQLLMGGRKGHISMLDISNGAPNILLELPLEAEQINDVHFLHDHTLFAIAQKKYIYIYDREGIEIHCIRDHVTSPYKLDFLPYHFLLCSIGEFGELRYQDVSTGQVAALHKTGRGPCHIMKHNQFNGVIHLGHSDGVVSLWTPNVSTPVMEIFAQKGGLTALDISNNSLITAGNDNSWKVWDIRKCSEYTPLYIYKSFGSSVRSVSISGTGLVALGFGSHIQIWKDLHSKSKQKMPYITHNHPAVRVSEVEFQPWNDVLCIGHTHGIETIIAPGAGYANFDSRECNIFETSKQRRNREVRMLLEKLPASTITLYPDLIGKVNKTPRAVEDLEENTQGENKTKKKKNKKRGRSKITNVLKNKQIAYASTVRSKASKIATQGREMKQNSQKAGFNSPTRTAKASKKTVTRNALERFKSF, encoded by the coding sequence ATGATGGCTGAAGTTAAGGATGATTTTAAGTTTGGAAATTCCAGTAAATACAGACGACATAGTTCATTATCTAGTCTAAAAGGCCTCAAGGACAAAAAGTTGAAAAGCAAGTTAAGTTTGCAgcaaaaaatattccaCACAGCATCAGAGAGGCTAGCCAATAGTGAGATACTTTTACCTGAAACACCAGGCTTTCTTGAGACTGAGGGTTTAGAGAAGAGTTTTTCAATAACTCAAAATGAGTTGGGTGAAAACATTAGTATAGGGGCAATAAACAAGCGTTTTTCCTTAGACTTGTCCTCCGGACCTTATTCTATAAATTATTCCAGAAATGgaaatcaattattaatgggTGGGAGAAAAGGGCATATTTCAATGCTTGACATATCGAATGGAGCTCCCAATATCCTACTTGAACTGCCTTTAGAGGCTGAACAAATCAATGATGTACACTTTCTTCATGATCATACATTATTTGCTATAGCACAAAAGAagtatatttatatttatgatCGTGAAGGAATAGAAATTCATTGTATACGTGATCATGTAACGTCGCCTTATAAATTGGATTTTCTTCCCTATCACTTTCTACTTTGCAGTATTGGAGAGTTTGGAGAGCTTAGATATCAGGATGTCTCCACTGGCCAAGTTGCAGCCTTACATAAAACAGGTAGGGGGCCTTGCCATATTATGAAACATAATCAATTTAATGGAGTAATACATTTAGGGCACAGCGATGGAGTTGTTTCTCTTTGGACACCAAATGTATCAACTCCAGTAATGGAAATATTTGCACAAAAAGGTGGACTTACTGCCTTGGATATAAGCAATAATAGCTTGATTACAGCAGGTAATGATAACTCTTGGAAGGTTTGGGATATACGAAAGTGCTCTGAGTATACTCCTTTATATATCTATAAGTCTTTTGGAAGCTCAGTAAGGTCCGTTTCAATTTCTGGTACTGGATTAGTAGCTTTGGGCTTTGGTAGTCACATTCAAATATGGAAAGATTTACATTCAAAGTCAAAGCAAAAAATGCCTTATATTACTCATAACCATCCTGCAGTCCGTGTTTCTGAAGTTGAATTCCAGCCTTGGAATGATGTTTTATGCATTGGGCATACTCACGGCATTGAAACTATAATTGCTCCTGGTGCTGGATATGCAAACTTTGACTCTAGAGAATGTAACATTTTCGAAACATCCAAACAGAGAAGAAACAGAGAAGTTAGGATGTTGCTAGAAAAGCTTCCTGCCTCAACCATTACACTGTATCCTGATCTTATTGGTAAGGTTAACAAAACTCCTCGTGCAGTCGAGGACTTAGAAGAAAACACACAAGGTGAGAATAAGactaaaaagaaaaagaacaaaaaGCGGGGAAGGTCTAAAATAACCAACGTCCTCAAAAATAAGCAAATTGCCTATGCAAGTACGGTTAGAAGCAAGGCTAGTAAAATTGCAACTCAAGGAAGGGAAATGAAGCAAAATTCGCAAAAAGCTGGCTTCAACTCACCAACTAGAACGGCCAAAGCATCTAAGAAAACTGTTACTAGAAATGCACTAGaaagatttaaatcattCTAG